A DNA window from Thiobacillus denitrificans ATCC 25259 contains the following coding sequences:
- the ettA gene encoding energy-dependent translational throttle protein EttA: MAQYVYSLNRVGKIVPPKRQILKDISLSFFPGAKIGLLGLNGSGKSSLIRIMAGVDKDIEGEAIPMPGIRIGYLPQEPQLDPTHTVRQAVEAGLGEIVAAKARLDEIYAAYAEPDADFDKLAEEQAKCEAILATAGADLDTQMEIAADALRLPPWDAVIGNLSGGEKRRVALCQLLLSNPDMLLLDEPTNHLDAESVDWLEQFLVRYPGTVVAVTHDRYFLDNAAEWILELDRGHGIPWKGNYTSWLEQKEARLETESKQEAARIKTMKHELEWVRQNPKARQAKSKARLARFEELNSAEYQKRNETQEIFIPVGERLGDKVIDFHNVSKSFGDRLLIDDLSFSVPPGAIVGIIGPNGAGKSTFFKMITGQEKPDSGEVEIGQTVKLAYVDQSRDALAADKTVFDEVAEGRDILAVGRYEIPSRAYLGRFNFKGGDQQKRVGDLSGGERGRLHMAKTLISGGNVLLLDEPSNDLDVETLRALEDALLEFAGCVLVISHDRWFLDRIATHILAFEGDSQVVFFPGNYQEYEADKKKRLGEEGAKPKRIRYKPISR, translated from the coding sequence ATGGCGCAATACGTTTACTCCCTCAACCGGGTCGGCAAGATCGTCCCGCCCAAGCGGCAGATCCTCAAGGACATTTCGCTGAGCTTCTTCCCGGGCGCGAAGATCGGCCTGCTCGGCCTCAATGGCTCGGGCAAATCCTCGCTGATCCGCATCATGGCCGGCGTCGACAAGGACATCGAGGGCGAGGCGATCCCGATGCCCGGCATCCGCATCGGCTACCTGCCGCAGGAGCCCCAACTCGACCCGACGCACACGGTACGTCAGGCCGTCGAAGCGGGCCTCGGCGAAATCGTCGCGGCGAAGGCGCGGCTCGACGAGATCTATGCGGCCTACGCCGAGCCCGACGCCGACTTCGACAAGCTCGCCGAGGAGCAGGCGAAGTGCGAGGCCATTCTCGCCACCGCCGGCGCCGACCTCGACACGCAGATGGAAATCGCGGCCGATGCCTTGCGCCTGCCGCCGTGGGACGCGGTGATCGGCAACCTGTCCGGCGGCGAGAAGCGCCGCGTCGCGTTGTGCCAGCTCCTGCTGTCCAACCCCGACATGCTGCTCCTCGACGAGCCGACCAACCACCTCGACGCCGAGTCGGTCGACTGGCTCGAGCAGTTCCTCGTGCGCTATCCGGGCACGGTCGTCGCGGTCACGCACGACCGCTACTTCCTCGACAATGCCGCTGAGTGGATTCTGGAACTCGACCGCGGCCACGGCATCCCGTGGAAGGGCAACTACACGAGTTGGCTCGAGCAGAAGGAGGCGCGTCTCGAGACCGAGTCCAAGCAGGAGGCCGCGCGCATCAAGACCATGAAGCACGAACTCGAATGGGTGCGGCAGAACCCGAAGGCGCGCCAGGCGAAGTCGAAGGCGCGCCTCGCCCGTTTCGAGGAGCTCAATTCGGCCGAATACCAGAAGCGCAACGAGACGCAGGAAATTTTTATTCCGGTCGGCGAGCGGCTGGGCGACAAGGTGATCGACTTCCACAATGTGTCGAAGTCCTTCGGTGACCGCCTGCTGATCGACGACCTCTCGTTCAGCGTGCCGCCCGGCGCCATCGTCGGCATAATCGGCCCGAACGGCGCCGGCAAGTCGACCTTCTTCAAGATGATCACGGGCCAGGAAAAGCCCGATTCCGGCGAAGTCGAGATCGGCCAGACCGTCAAGCTCGCCTACGTCGACCAGAGCCGCGACGCGCTCGCCGCCGACAAGACCGTGTTCGACGAGGTCGCCGAAGGCCGCGACATTCTTGCCGTGGGTCGCTACGAGATCCCGTCACGCGCGTATCTCGGCCGCTTCAACTTCAAGGGTGGCGACCAGCAGAAGCGTGTCGGCGACCTCTCGGGCGGCGAGCGCGGACGCCTGCACATGGCGAAGACCCTGATCTCCGGCGGCAACGTGCTCTTGCTCGACGAACCCTCGAACGACCTGGATGTGGAAACCCTGCGCGCCCTCGAAGACGCGCTGCTCGAATTCGCCGGCTGCGTGCTCGTGATCTCGCACGACCGCTGGTTCCTCGACCGCATCGCCACCCACATCCTTGCCTTCGAGGGCGACTCGCAGGTGGTGTTCTTCCCCGGCAACTACCAGGAATACGAGGCCGACAAGAAGAAACGGCTGGGTGAGGAGGGCGCGAAGCCCAAGCGCATCCGCTACAAGCCGATCAGCCGCTGA
- a CDS encoding YhcH/YjgK/YiaL family protein — MILAPLAHAERYLALHPLFSEAFAFLRRFDLDTLAPGIHAVRGDSVFAIVEAAEGRTREAARLESHRRYIDIQLILEGVDEMGWRPLSQCRQPLGDHDEDRDIRFFADAPATWVAAHAGMFCVFFPEDAHAPLVSSGPLRKVVMKVAVDASP; from the coding sequence GTGATCCTCGCCCCGCTTGCGCACGCCGAGCGCTACCTGGCCCTGCACCCGCTGTTTTCCGAGGCCTTCGCCTTCCTGCGCCGGTTCGATCTGGATACGCTCGCGCCCGGCATCCATGCGGTCCGCGGCGACAGCGTCTTCGCCATCGTCGAGGCGGCGGAAGGCCGGACGCGCGAGGCTGCCAGACTCGAAAGTCATCGTCGCTATATCGATATCCAGCTCATACTCGAGGGGGTCGACGAGATGGGCTGGCGGCCGCTGTCGCAGTGCCGGCAGCCGCTCGGCGACCACGATGAAGACCGTGACATCCGTTTCTTCGCCGATGCGCCGGCCACCTGGGTCGCGGCGCACGCCGGGATGTTCTGCGTGTTCTTTCCGGAAGACGCGCACGCGCCGCTCGTGAGTTCGGGGCCGCTGCGCAAGGTCGTGATGAAGGTGGCGGTCGACGCGTCACCCTGA
- a CDS encoding EAL domain-containing protein has translation MRLVLLVLLSLCGPWATAAAPTPVFVLHAYSQEYPWTRGQHAGFVAALDADRARAYSLSVEYLDSKRAAYTPEYASLVADHLREKYRGYQPAAIYVTDDNALSFARAHLGSVFPGAPVFFSGVNDANVRAQLDPVKITGVFEDKAIGPNLRLMREFDPGARDIVVVGDASETYRAIEDEIKQALRAYPDIRATFISASRIDDVVARLRTRRERFVFLTTLGAFTGADGGTQTLPETVAAIVGAGRFFVFSMEDAYLYPGVLGGFVTSGPSQGHSAAELLIRHLDGMAMRALPPIERSPNEYLLDAAELRKAGLVLPRALRDDVRLINAAPTFYEANRPVILGSLFVAVVLLLISLVLLLLLFARKNRQIALASRQLGETKDSLDRAQRIAQMGNWDWYIAENRLFWSEGIYRLFGLRQGQFEASYEAFLVRVYPSDRAAVDAAVQRALNTGAPYALDHRIVRPDGSVRVVHETGEVLLDALGKPSRMIGTVQDVTHWREAEQALREKDAHLEHVAYHDPLTDLPNRALLLDRLRAAVSRNGRTGGRLAVVFIDLDRFKTINDSLGHAVGDAVLQAAASRLRSLTRDGDTLARLGGDEFVLLLDGLRDNAAAGAVAEKIITALERMLHVGSYPLHISASIGISLYPEDGRDAEALLRHADAAMYKSKERGRNTFHFYEHGITERAMRRLQLESRLRRAFDDRTLQVHYQPLVRLDTGHICGAEALLRWNDPEAGAIPPDHFIALAEDTGLIVPIGEWVVGEACEALKRWETEILLPADFALHVNLSGKQLLQKDLPTRLSDAFTRAGVSPARVVLELTESSIMESEATGVAVMTALREFGVEIAIDDFGTGHSSLSRLKLLPISELKIDRSFIRDIAVDSDDAAIVQAILALSAKLGLGVIAEGVEHAEQEAFLMQHGCLRAQGYRYARPMPEDELIRLLVDAPSLALRETVDTD, from the coding sequence ATGCGCCTCGTCCTGCTGGTCCTGTTGAGTCTGTGCGGTCCGTGGGCGACGGCGGCCGCGCCGACCCCGGTCTTCGTTCTTCATGCCTACAGCCAGGAATACCCGTGGACGCGCGGCCAGCACGCCGGGTTCGTTGCCGCCCTCGACGCTGACCGCGCGCGGGCCTACTCGCTGAGTGTCGAATATCTCGACAGCAAGCGCGCCGCCTACACGCCCGAATACGCGAGCCTCGTCGCCGATCACCTGCGCGAGAAGTATCGCGGCTACCAGCCGGCGGCGATTTACGTCACCGACGACAACGCGCTGAGCTTCGCGCGCGCGCATCTGGGCTCGGTGTTCCCCGGGGCGCCGGTTTTTTTCTCCGGCGTGAACGACGCGAACGTCCGCGCGCAGCTCGACCCCGTGAAAATCACCGGCGTGTTCGAAGACAAGGCGATCGGCCCCAACCTGCGGCTGATGCGCGAGTTCGATCCCGGGGCCCGCGATATCGTCGTCGTCGGCGACGCAAGCGAGACCTACCGGGCGATCGAAGACGAGATCAAACAGGCGTTGCGCGCCTATCCTGACATCCGTGCGACCTTCATTTCTGCGAGTCGCATCGACGACGTCGTCGCGCGGCTTCGCACGCGCCGCGAGCGTTTCGTGTTCCTGACGACGCTCGGCGCGTTCACGGGTGCCGACGGCGGCACGCAGACGCTGCCCGAGACCGTCGCGGCGATCGTCGGCGCGGGGCGCTTCTTCGTATTCAGCATGGAGGACGCGTACCTCTATCCGGGGGTGCTCGGCGGTTTCGTGACGAGCGGGCCGAGCCAGGGGCACAGCGCCGCCGAACTGCTCATCCGTCACCTCGACGGGATGGCGATGCGCGCGTTGCCACCGATCGAGCGCAGCCCCAACGAATACCTCCTCGACGCAGCCGAATTGCGCAAGGCCGGCCTCGTGCTTCCGCGCGCGCTGCGGGACGACGTGAGGCTGATCAACGCCGCGCCGACCTTCTACGAAGCGAACCGTCCGGTTATCCTCGGGTCGCTCTTCGTCGCCGTGGTCCTGCTTCTGATCAGCCTGGTGTTGCTGCTCCTGCTGTTCGCCAGGAAGAATCGGCAGATCGCACTGGCTTCGCGGCAGCTCGGCGAGACCAAGGACAGTCTCGACCGCGCCCAGCGCATCGCCCAGATGGGAAACTGGGACTGGTACATCGCCGAAAATCGCCTGTTCTGGTCGGAGGGCATCTACCGGCTGTTCGGGCTGCGGCAAGGCCAGTTCGAGGCGAGCTACGAAGCCTTTCTGGTGCGCGTGTATCCGTCCGACCGGGCCGCGGTCGACGCCGCGGTCCAGCGTGCGCTGAACACCGGCGCGCCCTACGCGCTCGACCACCGCATCGTGCGGCCGGACGGCAGTGTGCGCGTGGTGCATGAAACCGGCGAAGTTCTGCTCGACGCGCTGGGCAAGCCGAGTCGCATGATCGGGACGGTGCAGGACGTCACGCACTGGCGGGAAGCCGAGCAGGCGCTGCGAGAGAAAGACGCGCATCTCGAACATGTCGCCTATCACGATCCCCTGACCGACCTGCCGAACCGCGCGCTGCTGCTCGACCGGCTGCGCGCCGCGGTCAGCCGCAACGGCCGCACGGGTGGCCGCCTCGCCGTCGTCTTCATCGATCTCGACCGCTTCAAGACGATCAACGACAGTCTCGGTCACGCCGTGGGCGACGCGGTCCTGCAGGCCGCTGCGAGCCGCCTCAGGAGCCTGACCCGCGACGGCGACACGCTCGCCCGCCTGGGCGGCGACGAATTCGTGCTGCTGCTCGACGGTCTGCGCGACAACGCGGCGGCCGGCGCCGTCGCTGAAAAAATCATCACTGCGCTCGAGAGGATGCTGCACGTCGGAAGCTATCCGCTGCACATCTCGGCGAGCATCGGCATCAGCCTCTACCCGGAGGACGGCCGGGACGCCGAAGCGCTTCTGCGGCACGCGGATGCGGCAATGTACAAATCCAAGGAACGCGGGCGCAACACCTTCCATTTCTACGAACACGGCATCACCGAGCGGGCGATGCGTCGCCTCCAGCTCGAGTCGCGGCTGCGCCGCGCGTTCGACGACCGCACACTGCAAGTCCACTACCAGCCGCTCGTCCGCCTCGACACCGGACACATCTGCGGCGCCGAGGCGCTTCTGCGCTGGAACGACCCGGAAGCCGGCGCGATCCCGCCCGATCACTTCATCGCGCTCGCCGAGGACACCGGCCTGATCGTCCCGATCGGCGAGTGGGTCGTCGGCGAAGCGTGCGAGGCCTTGAAACGCTGGGAAACCGAGATACTGCTGCCTGCGGATTTCGCGCTCCACGTCAACCTGTCGGGCAAGCAGTTGCTGCAGAAAGATTTGCCGACGCGCCTGTCGGACGCGTTCACACGCGCCGGCGTCTCGCCCGCACGCGTCGTGCTCGAGCTGACCGAGAGCAGCATCATGGAAAGCGAGGCGACCGGGGTCGCCGTGATGACGGCACTGCGCGAATTCGGCGTCGAGATCGCGATCGACGATTTCGGCACGGGTCATTCCTCGCTGAGCCGCCTCAAGCTCCTGCCGATCAGCGAACTCAAGATCGACCGCAGCTTCATTCGCGACATCGCGGTCGATTCCGACGATGCAGCGATCGTCCAGGCGATTCTCGCGCTGTCGGCCAAGCTCGGGCTCGGCGTCATCGCCGAGGGCGTCGAGCATGCCGAGCAGGAAGCTTTTCTCATGCAGCACGGCTGCCTGCGCGCACAGGGCTACCGCTACGCACGACCCATGCCGGAGGACGAACTGATTCGCCTGCTCGTCGACGCGCCTTCGCTTGCGCTGCGCGAGACCGTCGATACCGACTGA
- a CDS encoding CopD family protein, which translates to MLWLKSFHIVMVVSWFAGLFYLPRLFVNLAMETNPAAYDRLLLMARKLYRFVSPIMWLTVITGVWLWLAYWLPTGTWLWLKVALVAGLVGYNHVCGRLLKQFQARRNSKSHVWFRWFNEIPVLVLLVVVLLVVLKPF; encoded by the coding sequence ATGCTCTGGCTGAAATCGTTTCATATCGTCATGGTCGTGAGCTGGTTCGCCGGGCTGTTCTACCTGCCGCGCCTCTTCGTCAACCTGGCGATGGAAACCAACCCCGCCGCCTACGACCGCCTGCTGCTGATGGCGCGCAAATTGTATCGGTTCGTCTCGCCGATCATGTGGCTGACCGTGATCACCGGCGTCTGGCTGTGGCTTGCCTACTGGCTTCCGACCGGGACCTGGTTGTGGCTCAAGGTCGCGCTCGTCGCCGGGCTCGTCGGCTACAACCATGTCTGCGGCCGTCTGCTGAAGCAATTCCAAGCACGGCGGAATAGCAAATCCCACGTCTGGTTTCGCTGGTTCAACGAAATCCCCGTTCTCGTGCTGCTCGTCGTCGTGCTGCTGGTCGTATTGAAACCGTTCTAG
- a CDS encoding type II toxin-antitoxin system Phd/YefM family antitoxin, translating to MLTVNIHDAKTQLSKLVEQAAQGEAFIIAKAGKPMVKVIPLAPGEAGTASRLGFMAGEFSVPDDFDQMGGGEIEDLFTGRKA from the coding sequence ATGCTGACGGTCAACATCCACGATGCCAAAACCCAGCTCTCCAAGCTGGTCGAGCAGGCCGCCCAGGGTGAGGCCTTCATCATCGCCAAGGCCGGCAAGCCGATGGTCAAGGTCATCCCACTGGCGCCGGGTGAAGCGGGAACGGCAAGCCGTCTGGGTTTCATGGCCGGAGAGTTTTCCGTCCCGGATGACTTCGACCAGATGGGCGGTGGGGAAATCGAAGACCTGTTCACCGGTCGCAAGGCTTGA
- a CDS encoding peroxiredoxin family protein translates to MKFAKPVLFLVAALAIVAALAYALVDKPTAPASTFTTLEGRQIALDDLRGKVVLVNFWATSCPGCIKEMPGMVETYNAYKDRGFEIVAVAMSYDPPNYVANYVQTRQLPFPVALDVNGEHARAFGNVQLTPTSFIIGKNGDILEQKLGELDFDKLKALLERELS, encoded by the coding sequence ATGAAATTCGCAAAACCCGTTCTTTTCCTTGTCGCCGCGCTCGCCATCGTCGCCGCGCTGGCCTACGCACTCGTCGACAAGCCGACCGCGCCCGCGTCGACCTTCACGACGCTCGAGGGCAGGCAGATCGCGCTCGACGATCTTCGCGGCAAGGTCGTGCTCGTCAACTTCTGGGCGACTTCGTGCCCCGGCTGCATCAAGGAGATGCCCGGGATGGTCGAGACCTACAACGCGTACAAGGATCGCGGCTTCGAGATCGTCGCCGTCGCGATGAGCTACGATCCGCCCAATTACGTCGCGAACTACGTCCAGACCCGCCAGCTGCCTTTCCCGGTCGCGCTCGACGTCAACGGCGAACACGCGCGCGCCTTCGGCAACGTGCAGCTCACGCCGACGAGCTTCATCATCGGCAAGAACGGCGACATCCTCGAACAGAAGCTCGGCGAACTCGACTTCGACAAGCTCAAGGCGCTGCTCGAGCGCGAGCTCTCGTGA
- a CDS encoding THUMP domain-containing class I SAM-dependent RNA methyltransferase: MAPRSREQLPPASHFATCPRGLEELLVAELNAAGAQVVRQLPAGVLFIADAAAEMRANLTSRTATRILRKVGYTRYKKEEHIYRAALDLPWPEWFDVTKTIAVKVGAQNAPLKSLNFITLKIKDAICDRFREETRERPSVDTESPDVPVYAFFTPDAVTFYLDTSGEPLFKRGFKREASAASIKENLAAGLLLLSGWEPGTPLLDPMCGAGTILLEAADLALNRAPGRARHFAFEHYRDFDAALWQRIKDETKALEKPLTKLPIFGADQDRWVLDKARNNLAVAGYADAIELKVSDLLDLKPPTPVGTIVTNPPYGERIGEAEDLAEWYPLLGDWLKQNFAGWDAWIISGDPLLPKAIGLKASRRIPLFNGQIETRFLQYKLIAGSMKVKKPEAASGP, from the coding sequence GTGGCGCCCCGCTCGCGGGAGCAACTCCCGCCCGCGAGCCACTTCGCGACCTGCCCGCGCGGGCTCGAGGAGCTGCTCGTCGCGGAGTTGAACGCCGCCGGCGCCCAGGTCGTGCGCCAGCTGCCGGCCGGCGTGCTGTTCATCGCCGACGCCGCCGCCGAGATGCGCGCCAACCTCACCTCGCGGACCGCGACGCGCATCCTGCGCAAGGTCGGGTACACGCGTTACAAGAAGGAAGAGCACATCTACCGCGCCGCCCTCGATCTGCCGTGGCCCGAGTGGTTCGACGTCACGAAGACCATCGCGGTGAAAGTCGGCGCGCAGAACGCGCCGCTGAAAAGCCTCAACTTCATCACGCTCAAGATCAAGGACGCGATCTGCGACCGCTTCCGGGAAGAAACACGCGAGCGACCGAGCGTCGACACCGAGTCGCCCGACGTGCCCGTGTATGCGTTCTTCACGCCCGACGCAGTCACCTTCTATCTCGATACCTCGGGCGAGCCGTTGTTCAAACGCGGCTTCAAGCGCGAGGCGAGCGCGGCGTCGATCAAGGAAAACCTTGCCGCCGGCCTCCTGCTGCTCTCCGGCTGGGAGCCCGGCACGCCCTTGCTCGACCCGATGTGCGGCGCCGGCACCATCCTGCTCGAAGCCGCCGACCTCGCGTTGAACCGCGCACCGGGCCGCGCCCGCCATTTCGCCTTCGAGCACTACCGCGACTTCGACGCCGCGCTCTGGCAGCGCATCAAGGACGAGACCAAAGCGCTGGAAAAACCGCTGACCAAGCTGCCTATCTTCGGCGCCGACCAGGACCGCTGGGTCCTCGACAAGGCACGCAACAACCTCGCCGTGGCCGGGTATGCGGACGCGATCGAACTCAAAGTCTCCGACCTGCTCGACCTCAAGCCGCCGACGCCCGTCGGCACCATCGTCACCAACCCGCCCTACGGCGAACGCATCGGCGAAGCCGAGGATCTCGCCGAGTGGTATCCGCTCCTGGGCGACTGGCTCAAGCAGAACTTCGCCGGCTGGGACGCGTGGATCATCTCGGGCGACCCGCTGCTGCCGAAGGCGATCGGCCTCAAGGCCAGCCGCCGCATACCGCTCTTCAACGGCCAGATCGAGACGCGGTTCTTGCAGTACAAGCTGATTGCGGGGTCGATGAAAGTGAAGAAGCCGGAAGCTGCGAGCGGTCCCTAG
- a CDS encoding type II toxin-antitoxin system VapC family toxin, whose protein sequence is MNLLLDTHLLLWAASEPKRLSAKARGMLLDPGNHLVFSSASLWEISIKNGLDRADFNVDPRRLWRMLLVSGYRELPVTSEHTVAVNELPNLHKDPFDRILVAQARVEGLTLLTVDKAVANYGDGVRKV, encoded by the coding sequence TTGAACCTGCTGCTCGACACCCATCTGCTGCTGTGGGCGGCGAGCGAGCCCAAGCGGTTGTCGGCCAAGGCGCGGGGGATGCTGCTCGACCCGGGCAACCACCTCGTCTTCAGTTCGGCCAGCCTGTGGGAGATCAGTATCAAGAACGGTCTCGATCGCGCGGATTTCAACGTCGATCCGCGCCGCTTGTGGCGCATGCTGCTGGTGAGCGGCTATCGCGAACTGCCGGTCACGAGCGAACACACGGTCGCCGTGAACGAGTTGCCGAACCTGCACAAAGACCCCTTCGACCGCATTCTCGTCGCGCAGGCGCGGGTGGAAGGTTTGACTTTGCTGACCGTGGACAAGGCCGTGGCGAACTACGGCGACGGCGTGAGAAAGGTGTGA
- a CDS encoding gamma carbonic anhydrase family protein, with amino-acid sequence MTDKVYDSALAPHHGVMPTLATGAWVHPRASVIGEVSLGRDASIWPGAVIRGDVNAIAIGEATNIQDNSVLHVSHKTRDNPAGGPLVIGAGVTVGHSVILHACTIEDECLIGMGSIILDRAVVQKHVLLGAGSLVPEGKVLESGHLYLGRPAKMVRPLTDEEIAYFSYSAQHYVALARSYQDASSPESP; translated from the coding sequence ATGACCGACAAGGTTTACGATTCCGCGCTCGCGCCGCATCACGGCGTCATGCCGACGCTCGCCACGGGCGCCTGGGTGCATCCGCGCGCGAGCGTGATCGGCGAGGTCAGCCTCGGTCGCGACGCGTCGATCTGGCCGGGCGCGGTGATCCGTGGCGACGTCAATGCGATCGCCATCGGCGAGGCGACCAACATCCAGGACAACAGCGTGCTCCACGTCTCGCACAAGACGCGGGACAACCCGGCCGGCGGGCCGCTCGTCATCGGCGCCGGGGTCACGGTCGGGCACTCGGTGATCCTGCACGCCTGCACGATCGAGGACGAATGCCTGATCGGCATGGGCTCGATCATCCTCGACCGCGCGGTCGTGCAGAAGCACGTGCTGCTCGGCGCCGGTTCGCTGGTGCCCGAAGGCAAGGTGCTCGAATCCGGCCATCTCTACCTCGGCCGCCCGGCCAAGATGGTGCGGCCGCTGACCGATGAGGAAATCGCCTATTTCAGCTATTCCGCGCAGCACTATGTGGCACTCGCGCGGTCGTACCAAGACGCTTCGTCCCCGGAATCGCCATGA
- a CDS encoding TlpA disulfide reductase family protein: MDGRTSTMMEAARAWRPSPPTLILLGLIAYLWVRPPAEVSDENRIAPPWHVALTEVRVLTSEAREGRVVLVDFRATGCPYCRKEKPVIERFWPDHRDPGFEVVSISVDDLADRIAACTTRVSVS; encoded by the coding sequence ATGGATGGACGAACCTCGACAATGATGGAGGCGGCCAGGGCATGGAGGCCGAGCCCGCCGACGCTGATTCTACTGGGTTTGATCGCCTACCTGTGGGTGCGCCCGCCGGCCGAGGTCAGCGACGAGAACCGCATCGCGCCGCCCTGGCACGTGGCGCTGACCGAAGTCCGCGTACTCACGAGCGAGGCGCGCGAGGGCCGCGTCGTGCTCGTCGATTTCCGGGCGACAGGGTGCCCATACTGCCGCAAGGAGAAACCGGTCATCGAACGTTTCTGGCCCGACCACCGCGACCCGGGATTCGAGGTCGTTTCGATCAGCGTCGACGACCTGGCCGACAGGATCGCGGCATGCACGACAAGGGTTTCCGTTTCCTAG
- a CDS encoding SlyX family protein, with translation MSDARITELETKLIFAEDLIETLNQTVIRQQAQLDQIQQQLRLLHRQLQDALAREAPAPGNEPPPHY, from the coding sequence ATGAGCGACGCACGCATCACCGAACTCGAAACCAAACTCATCTTCGCCGAAGACCTGATCGAAACGCTCAACCAGACCGTGATCCGGCAACAGGCCCAGCTCGACCAGATCCAGCAGCAGCTGCGCCTGCTGCACCGGCAATTGCAGGACGCGCTCGCGCGCGAGGCCCCAGCGCCGGGAAACGAACCGCCCCCACACTACTAG